TTTAGAATCTTTTGAACTTCTTTTTTAGGAGATTTACCAGTTTGTCTAATATAAACCGCAACAACTGTAACGGGAAATATTTTGCAAATTCTTTCGTAAAGCATTGGATCGTGCTGCGAGTCATCGCCCATTAAAACATATTTTAAAGTTGGGTAGAATTCCACAACATGCTTTATTTTTTCATATTTATGATCGTGATTTCCTCTTCCGCTCATAAAGAAATCGGTGATTCCTCTTTTGATGTCTTTTAGGAGAAAAACTGCTTTAGGAAGTTTGTTAATTTGGGCGAATTTAGCAATAAAACGGTATAAGTTCCATTCGCTGCTAGAGATGTAGAAAAAAGCATTTACTTCTTCTACATTGTCTCTTCCTGCAGAACTTAAAGCTTGATAGTGAGGTACAACATCTTTAAAAACTTTTCGGTCATTTACATTTTTAAATAATAAAATATAAAGTTTTCGAAAAAAATTATTTGTGTGCGAAATAAGAAAAGTGTCGTCAATATCAGAGATGATTCCGAGTTTTCCTTTATGAGGTCTAATAAAACTGCCTTTACAAGTTGTGGTTTCCTCTTTATATTTTAAACTCACTTCGTATGGCATCCATCCAAAATGAGTTTCTTTTTCTAATGGAATGCAAAAATTGAAAAAGCCGTCATCTAATGTTTTAGTGTGGATGACTTCGCCATTGTAATGAAGGTAAACATCAAAATTTTTAATGGTTTTTATTCTGAACAATCTGAGTATCGAAGTGGCATTTTTTAATTTTCTTTTCTCAAAATCGTATTTGTTTTCTCTTTTTAAAACATGCCCCATTACAATTAACTCTTGTTCATTTGCATAACCTCGATATAATTGTAGAATTGGTTTCATTAATTACGTATATTTATGTAACTGTAAATTACTTAATTTAATTGGTATTAAAAATAAAATTTTGAAAAAGAATATTCTATTTGTTGTCAATCCGATTTCTGGAGATTTGGATAAATCAGATCTCATTGAGGCTGTTGAAGAGTTTGCTGCAACCAATCATTTCGATTTGGAAGTATATGAAACTACGGGAAAAAATGATCTAAGAGCAATACAATCTTTATATAATGAATCTGAGCCAGAGCGTATTATTGTTGCAGGAGGTGACGGAACGATAAAAATGGTGGCAGAAGCGGTAGAAGAGCAAGATGTAATAATTGGGATTTTGCCAGCAGGTTCTGCAAACGGACTTTCGGTCGACTTAAATCTTCCTGATGGAATAGAGGAGAACCTTAAAATAGCGTTTCTACACCATTACATCGAAATGGATATGATTTGTATTAACGGGAAAAAAAGCATCCATTTAAGCGATATCGGATTAAATGCTAATTTGGTTAAAAATTATGAAGAAAGTGATGTGCGTGGTTTTTGGGGCTATGCATTGCAAGCTTTCACAACGCTCAAAGAATCTGAAGAACCATTTGTGGCGACAATTTTGGCAAATAACAAAACTGTAGAACATGTAGCAAGAATGATTGTTATTGCCAATTCGCAGAAATATGGAACTGGAGTTGTAATTAATCCAAATGGTGCTATGAATGACGGTAAGTTTGAGCTGGTAATTTTAAAGAGTCTTGACCTGCTTTTGATTGGAAAAATAATTACAGGAAATATGCCAATTGATTCTGATGACATTGTGATTATTTCAACCGATAAAGCAGAAATAAAAACGGATTATCCCGTTAATTTTCAAATTGATGGTGAATATTGTGGGGCGCAGACTTCTTTAGAAATTCATATTCTACACAAGCAAATGAAAATTGCGGTTCCGTAGATTTATTTAAATGGATTGCGTTCCTGCCATTCTGTTTTTGGTTCTAAATAACTGAAAAACCTTGAAATGTTATGGTTGATTAAAGCATTGCTATGTGTGATTAAACCATACATTTTAACAGGTTTTGCTCCAACCGAACTTTTGATTTCAAGAGCTGTTCTAGCAAAAACAATTTCTTTGAAACCTTTCTTGATAGAATAGGCAATCATATCGTAGAGCATATTTAAGTATAGCATTTTTTCGCGCTGAACACTTTCGTCATAACCTAAAAAATACGTGTCCATTACATCGCCGTTTTTGATTAAAGTGTTGAAGCCGATTAGTTTTTCATCTAAAAAATAGCCGTATAGAAGAAAGTTGTCTCCCATGATTTCTTTAAAAAAGCTGAAATGATTTCTTGCCAGAAAAAAGGTATTGAAAGGCGCATTTTTTGCAACATGAAAATACAAATCGTAGATCACATCTTCATATTGTTTAATGTCGGAGAGAGTCATTTGCTTTTTTATAATTCCTTCCGATTTTTTGCGCGCACGTTTGTATTGGTCGCGATATTTTTTTAATAAAGCATCAATATAATCTTGTTCTGTTTTCCAGTTTTCATTGATTTCAAAAATCATATTTGGCTGTGTCGAAAACGTGTAGTTGTTTTTGAATTCTACTTGAAGCGATTCGATTTCTTTTGCTGTAAAATCTTTTATGCTCGTTATGTGAACTTTTCTTCCGCTTTCTTTCAGATCTTTTTTAAGCTGATTGATAGCCTTGTGAAGTGTTTTAATCGCTTTGGATTTTTTGATGGCCTTGTCAAAAATAAAAGCATTTTGTCCTGTAAGCATATTGTTTCCAACAAACAAAACGTGCGAAGCAAAATTCTTTAAGGCAAAATTACGAACCGAAGTTTTTAAGCATTTATCGCGCTCTCCAAAAGATTCAAGTTTTTCTGCAAATAGGAACTGCGTTAACACAATTCCGATTAGTTTTTTTTCTTCAAAAAGCCCGATAAAATGGCAAGTCATATTTACTGGACAAGAGTTTTCCAGCACTTCGAGATATTCTCGAGTCAAAAAAATGTTATTTGCTGCAAGCGAGTTCCATTCTAAAGGCAGTAACGATGCGCTTTTGTAAATTTGGAAAGAATAAGTTGTATTCAAAAGAGTGAGCTAATTTCTTCAAAATTAGAGAATATTTATAATAACTAAACTGCTTTAAGTTATTATTAAGAAAAACCCGTTTGAGATAAAATTTTCAAACGGGTTTTTGTATGCTGTTATTTAGGCAAATCCGCAGATAATACCTCCCATAAGAGTCAGTGTAAGAATCCAGTAACCGCTATGGATAAAGATGTATTTCCAAGATTTTCTTTCAAATAAGCCGTTAATTCCAATTAGAGGAAACGCAAAAAATAATCCCGACATAAAACCGTGAAGCGCACCATGTTTAAAAGTTCTGTAAGCCATTCCGTAATCGGCCATAAAAGCAGCAAATGACGGTTTTGCGCTATCAATTAATGGAGGGCCGCCAACCATTCCGATTGCGCCAGATTGGTGAATGGTAAGAGACATTAAAGTCATTGTAATCATTAAAGAAAAAATATACGTTAGTCCGAAGATTTTAAGCATATTTCCTTTTCTTAACTCTTCTTGAGTAAGATTATTTTCTTTCATCCAGATTGTTCCGAATACTTTTGGGCTGTACCAGATAAAACCGGTTACGAGTGTGACAATTGCTGCAAGGAATAAAGCAACGAAGTTAATTTGCATAATATGAGGTTTTTAGAATTAGTTGGTCAAATGTAATTAAAAAAAAGGCAGGTTTTAAAAAATAATAAAAGCAGCTTAAATCCTATGAATAAAATTTTTTTCAACAGTTTGCCGATATTTGGTGTATTATAACTGTGAATTGCATAATTTTACGCTAATAACAAATCCCAAATCTGTTATGAAAATTTTAATTACTCTTTCTTTATTATTTGCTTTTTCGCTAAACGTTTTGGCAGATACCATTTCGGATAAAGAAAAAGAGGCGCTTATAAAATTGTATCATGCAACAAATGGTTTGCAATGGAAAAACAAATGGGATTTAAGTCTGTCTGTTTCTACTTGGTACGGTGTTAAAGCCGAAAACGGAAAAGTTGTCGCGCTCAATTTGTCAGATAATAATCTGCAGGGAGAATTGCCTGAAGCTTTTTATGATCTTGTGAATTTAGAATCGCTGAATTTAGAAAAGAATAAAATTGAAGGAAGTTTGTCTTCTGCCATTTTTAATCTGAAAGAATTGGAAATGCTTAATGTTGCCAATAATAAATTGTCAGGTACAATTCCGTCTTCAATTTGTCAGTTGGCCAAGTTGAAAGATTTGGAGCTTTTTATGAATAAGATCTCTGGAGAGCTTCCGTCAGAAATTGGAAAACTAAATCAGTTAGAAATTTTAGCTGTTTGCAATAATGAATTAAACGGAAAACTGCCTGTTTCGATTTATAAAATTTCTGGTCTTAAAGTATTGCTGCTGAATAATAATAAGCTGTCGGGAAATTTGACAAATGAAATTATTAATTGGAATGTATTAGAAAATTTTAGTTTATTTGACAATGAATTTTCAGGCGTAATTCCGCAAGAAATTGAAAAACTTAATAAGT
The Flavobacterium humidisoli DNA segment above includes these coding regions:
- a CDS encoding App1 family protein, producing the protein MKPILQLYRGYANEQELIVMGHVLKRENKYDFEKRKLKNATSILRLFRIKTIKNFDVYLHYNGEVIHTKTLDDGFFNFCIPLEKETHFGWMPYEVSLKYKEETTTCKGSFIRPHKGKLGIISDIDDTFLISHTNNFFRKLYILLFKNVNDRKVFKDVVPHYQALSSAGRDNVEEVNAFFYISSSEWNLYRFIAKFAQINKLPKAVFLLKDIKRGITDFFMSGRGNHDHKYEKIKHVVEFYPTLKYVLMGDDSQHDPMLYERICKIFPVTVVAVYIRQTGKSPKKEVQKILKNLETINVSVCYFKESSKAIDHSRSIGIIK
- a CDS encoding diacylglycerol/lipid kinase family protein, coding for MKKNILFVVNPISGDLDKSDLIEAVEEFAATNHFDLEVYETTGKNDLRAIQSLYNESEPERIIVAGGDGTIKMVAEAVEEQDVIIGILPAGSANGLSVDLNLPDGIEENLKIAFLHHYIEMDMICINGKKSIHLSDIGLNANLVKNYEESDVRGFWGYALQAFTTLKESEEPFVATILANNKTVEHVARMIVIANSQKYGTGVVINPNGAMNDGKFELVILKSLDLLLIGKIITGNMPIDSDDIVIISTDKAEIKTDYPVNFQIDGEYCGAQTSLEIHILHKQMKIAVP
- a CDS encoding GNAT family N-acetyltransferase, which gives rise to MNTTYSFQIYKSASLLPLEWNSLAANNIFLTREYLEVLENSCPVNMTCHFIGLFEEKKLIGIVLTQFLFAEKLESFGERDKCLKTSVRNFALKNFASHVLFVGNNMLTGQNAFIFDKAIKKSKAIKTLHKAINQLKKDLKESGRKVHITSIKDFTAKEIESLQVEFKNNYTFSTQPNMIFEINENWKTEQDYIDALLKKYRDQYKRARKKSEGIIKKQMTLSDIKQYEDVIYDLYFHVAKNAPFNTFFLARNHFSFFKEIMGDNFLLYGYFLDEKLIGFNTLIKNGDVMDTYFLGYDESVQREKMLYLNMLYDMIAYSIKKGFKEIVFARTALEIKSSVGAKPVKMYGLITHSNALINHNISRFFSYLEPKTEWQERNPFK
- a CDS encoding DUF1761 domain-containing protein; protein product: MQINFVALFLAAIVTLVTGFIWYSPKVFGTIWMKENNLTQEELRKGNMLKIFGLTYIFSLMITMTLMSLTIHQSGAIGMVGGPPLIDSAKPSFAAFMADYGMAYRTFKHGALHGFMSGLFFAFPLIGINGLFERKSWKYIFIHSGYWILTLTLMGGIICGFA
- a CDS encoding Two component regulator three Y domain protein — translated: MKILITLSLLFAFSLNVLADTISDKEKEALIKLYHATNGLQWKNKWDLSLSVSTWYGVKAENGKVVALNLSDNNLQGELPEAFYDLVNLESLNLEKNKIEGSLSSAIFNLKELEMLNVANNKLSGTIPSSICQLAKLKDLELFMNKISGELPSEIGKLNQLEILAVCNNELNGKLPVSIYKISGLKVLLLNNNKLSGNLTNEIINWNVLENFSLFDNEFSGVIPQEIEKLNKLEELNLSYNKFTGEVSKKTALLDALNMTMMDENGNPFLLEINQENKLQ